The segment ATTTTTTAagtaacctttattttaccaggcagGTCACTTCAGAACAGATTCTTATTCAGACAGCTGTGGATGACGAGCCTGGTTCAGTGGCACTTAGGCAATagctgtggagggagagagagtgtttctCTTTAACTTTCACTGGACAAATTTTCCCAGCTGGCAACGCCAAGCTTGCTATTCTCACATCTAGACTACAACTCTCAAACCTGCTTTTCTCACATCAACACGCCAGCCTTAAAATAAGCCCGGTGGTCAGGCGGTGGGAGAACAACGAGGTGCAAaatttctaatgttttttttttcttttcttttctgcgTGCCACTCCTGGATTAAAAAGTCTTTTGAGAATAACGCTTAGTGCTTAGTTATAATCCACTCGGTGCACCGGGTTTGCGGGCTTCACCACACAGGACAACGCCTGGAGCATCAGAAAATATGGACGATTTTTAGAGGAGCGTGTTTGAAAACCGTCCCGATGTAAACTCCTCCCTCCCGCCCGCCGCTCCGAGCAAACGCCAGGAattgtttgcaaaaaaaaatgcgaCGTACTCTCAGGTCCGCTGCCCACATCtgtctataaaaaaaaaccctccatgATGAGCTGGTGAGGAGCGCCGGCCGCAAAAACAATCTTCCAGCCGCCGCTCAAATGGAGTCAAGATGTCTCCCGTGGAGGATAGTAAACCGTCCCGGGTCGAAACCGCTGATTGATTGCAGCGGCAGAGTTCGGCAGAGTTTGGGTTTAGAGCCGAGACGCAGCATTCCTGCTCATCAGTACAAGGTTTCATTATGAGATTCAGGAGACATGCATCcgctgacctgtgtgtgtttatgtgtgtgtatcagtgtgtgtgtgtgtgtgtgtgtcttctgtttaACCGAAACATTCCAGCCTCATTGTGCCGCTGAGGAGAGAGGCGTCATTGTGGAGGTTGGACTCCAGCTGTTTCTGGCCCTGCGGAGCCCAGCGGACGGTAAACAGccaatccaacacacacacacacacacacacacacatcaacaaatCTGACAACACACAGCTTGGGtggctgagtgtgtgtaactgcttgtgtttttgttgcacAAGAGCCAGTTCATCCAGTTCTCCTCCTGCAGATATAATCGCATAATCTGCCAACGGTGGCTCAGTTCCTTCCATAAAAGCTGTGTATctgtttatgaaaaaaaaacacgctgCCACCTGACATTCAAtagtcagtatttcaaaatcaaagatGAGTCTATCTGTAAAAACAACTATTATATGATCAAAGGTCGTTGAATGACTCATAGCTTTACTGGTAACTCATgatgtgctttatttacattgTCAATTTTCTAAGAGTACGTGTCaggcttttgttgtttttttctcccaaatgatgatgatgatgatatctcactttggaatgaAGCCGCTTTTGTCTCCTGTAGTTTCTTCCTGATAAATCGGTCAGAAttaatcagaagtaatgtatttACACAAGAGTCTGTATCCAAGATGGCAGAGCCAGTAAATTATACCCAACTGAATCATGAGACAAAATCTATACGCTGAAACTAAATCTAAATCTGTACCTGCTAAACCTAAATCTCTATGTTGAAACCCACTTTTAAAATTAACCACCAAGGTGATTTTACTccttatttttttgcttttattagcATCAgatgtgtattagtgtgtgctGGGTCTGACCACTAATTGAACATTCCCCTTGGCTTCAAACAGTCGCCTCCCTCctggttgtgttgtgtcatgtcgGGTCTGCTCGACTTCCCAcagtgcgatcacacctacagtttgttttctttggtccgaaccggagtggaaaagtttactttgctgcatttttttgcatttggtcCGTTTAGGTTCACGCTGCCCCGTTACAGGCGAACCAGGGCtcgtaaacaaaagtcacatggactgaaagcagcttgtttattgtgGTAACCTCTcgtcctgccaggttagagatgtTGGGTGtggggtcaaaacaaatctgattccagttcccTGTAActtcagcatgatggactttgtctgtctcttcttctctggtgctcaaaccagttaagaacacatgaagaaatagctgaattgCCCTCGGTGGATTTATTCTACTTTTTCTCTGCCAGTACAAGCTGTTTTTACCTCATTTTATTGCTAACTCTCTGTGAAACTTTCATGTTGAAAATACTTCATCAGTAAACCAACAAAAAATTCTGTTGCAACACTATAacagcctggttccagactcccgAATCGCGTCCTGCCCACTTTGCAGATTTTGTTGAAATGGccgttcagtctgaatatcagacCGATCCTATAACCCAAAACCACGCGTGATTAGTCGAGGCCGGCGGCTGCTGTCTCACCTTTGCAGTAgatctctccgtctttctcggTCTGGGTCGTCGACTCCAGGCTCTTGCCACATTTGGCGCAGCGGAAGCAGTTCTTATGCCAAGGCTGTGTGGGGCGGAGGAGACACAACTACAATcattatattcattttttatctCACATCTACAGCGGGAGCCATTGTACTAGTCCCCCTTCATACATTTATCCCACACTAGTCTTTCTGCAGTGTTATACTGTAGATACAAAGTAGTATATTGTAATACAAAACTAGTTTCTGGTTACTTGAAACCTTCAatggctgaaaagagagaaaaaatcatttttttcccaacaATTCCTCCAAGGAATGGAGCAAAATTGCAGCAGAAGTTCAGTAAGTAAAAGTTGGGATTTCTACAATGACTCTATTGTTTGTTAAATAACATTAACATGAGTAAGCATCAGTTAGGGAGCGATAAGTCAAGTGCTGGGCTTGTGGTCAAGTGTTTTTATTCACTTTATAGCAAAGTAGTTGATATGTGGCGTGTAAATTATTACAATTTCCAGACTCTGCGGTTGTTATCTCAGACTATTTCGTTGTATAAATCATTTCTGTGTCAATGATCGTCCGTCTCTAGACCCACATGTACCTCTGCCGGTCTGGGATCAGATCCCATCcaaacctccccccccccctctcggCTTTCCAACTATCTGTCccaataaagacaaaacataCTAGAGGGAACGGACTTAAAGACGAGGAGGAAAGAATAATTTCAGAAGAAGTTGCATCTCAGCCAGAGTGAGCAGAGCCTCGTATGGTTTTTCCTCCATTGGGAAACGCAGAGACGGCGCTCAGCCTGATGACATCACCTACTGTAAATCTGCTCGTGTGTGAATCAACAGCAAACTGTCCGCTCCCCTCTGAGAGGTGAAAGGAGAAAATcctaaaagcaaataaatcattCCTACTCTAAATACAAGATTAAATGTTTGTAAGTGAACTGAGACTCCGTGGATTTCTCCTCCGTGATCAAGTACCGAACGAAACGTCCTGGAGACGGATCTCGAGAGTGTTAGCCTGATGACTTCAtctactgtaagtgtgtgtgtgtgtgtgtgtgtgatcaacaACATCTGCCTGAGTATCTGCACTCCAGCTGTTAGGAAGCTCAGATCCAGAGTTTATGAACGGGCTTAAAGTCGGAAAAATGGGATTTGCGTCGTCTCGTTAGGATCAGACTTCTGCATCAGATCTCCCGCATATTTAAGCATGAAGGCCGGCGGCGGGAAACGAAGCCTGAGACGCTTCGGATAAAAAAAACGTCAAATTTAACATCCTCACCTTCCCCGCTCCTACGATCTTCTCCGCTGCGTAGACGGACTCCCCGCACCGGGCGCATTTCTCCGAACCGCCAAACTTCTGGGCGAATTTGGACGGGTTGGGGTTGGTGGTGGGTCTGTGACTCTGTGTCCTGAGGAaaaaagggataaaaaaaaaacatttgaagaaCTGAATGCCATCATCTCATTGCCTGAATTTcgtcattcaatatctctaaaatctcAAGGATCCAGGCTGTAAAAGGTGCCTTGAGTTACTGATGATCCTAAAAAAGTGCTAGAATTCGTTTTCTTTTATCAATCATTTAGTAAGAGAGTGTGCCTCTGCTTTTTCCATATGGTGAATATCTCATGTTGGAAGGAAAATGAGCAGTGAGAGATCGTGTTCTCCCTCTGGCAGCCACCTTCTCTTTCAGCTGTGGTTTAGTCTTCAAAACTAGTTTCCTCTCACATCTGTCTTCAGCTTCATGGAGGTTTTGTCCTGCACTGCAACAGAGCGGACAGACTCTTCTCCCAACTGATTCAATCATGCTGTGAATGATTTTTAGGATTTGATGTTGAATGTTGTTTTCTaggaattacattttttaattgcaGTTTTTAATATTCATACCCCAAAACAAGACAAATTTTGACACCAGTGAATAATTAAGTGAAAACATTGGTAACACTGTAAAATACAGCATAACTAATGCTAGTTAATGCATGAACTACTATTGAACTAACACTTACCTAAGGCAGgaatacatttattcatgtttGCTGAGCTATTAGCTAATTCAGTTGCATTCATTCTGTTCATGATAAAGTTCTCCCTTTGACACAATGTCCTTTTTTGTTACAAAACCATTTACTAAAATATTAACCAATTATGCCCCCAAAAATGACAACTGCATTAGTTAACAGCTTCGTAAAACATGAATGAACTTATTCATTCCTTAGTTAAGTGTTAGCTAAACATTAGTTCATGCATTAACTGCCATTACTTAAAACAACCTTATTAAAAATTATgaccaaaacatttttaaaaacagacaAGCAGACTAGAAACAAAAAAGTGCAGCATATTCCTctttccccactctctctccctcacccactccctctctctctctcctcacccactccctctctctctcctcacccatGGGTGGGAAAGTGAGCGGGGCACCCCGGGGCCCTGGAGCTGTGCTTATCGGAGGGGAACCGCCGGCCCCGGGCCGCCCCTCAATGAGGCCCTTTGTGccgcaggacagaggagggtcAGCGGGACCGGCCCGGATCCTGCTGCTTACATAATGAAGCCTTTCAGAGCAGTAATCACCTGACGTCTCGCTCGGGTAAACagccctgagtgtgtgtgtgtgtgtgtgtgtgtgtgtgttttcttttttgggtTTTATGCCATGCACATTTCATGTACATGCACAGTGTAAGAATGAGTTGAAGTCTCCATATGTCTGTATATGTTATACAGCAGGCCTGGGTGATAACCAAAGTTTAATACTGCGatgctgtcccgccaaaatatcacaatatacaatattattgcatgtttttttattttttattttatttcttctaaattacataaaatttctaggctattagtaataatattatttcattttagccTTGAAGTTTGGTGTAATTTGGtcattgtggaaaagggaacgtttttgaaataaaaatgaaattattattttttgttttttactatcctaccactagtagattataggtttataagtttaaaagtttgcacaATTGTTATCTAAGGAATGCATGGTGCCGCGGACTGGTGGGATATTATCAAATATCAGCCCAAGCCTATTATACAATAAGAGGGCCTAATAACTCCACCCGTCCCATTCCCAGGCCTCTTAGAGAAGTTTACACTGGAAGCCTTTTGGAATACAAAGACTCTGACTTTAACAGTAGACTCTTAGATCATTATTCTGAACTTGAGCTTCAACTTCTCTTCCTGGATCTGTGCCATCTACCAAACCAGCTGGGATCCACTACAGCCGAGCTGGATCTGATAAAGCGGCGGATGGCTTGCCAGTATTCTTGTTGAagcgtctctcctccctcagagcGTCGTGCtccaggcagagaggagaggagaggaggggaggagaggaggggagaggagaggagaggagaggagaggagaggaggagaggagaggagaggggaggaggggagaggaggagagagaggagaggaggagaggaggagaggagaggaggggagaggaggaggggagaggagagagaggaggggagaggaggggaggggagaggagaggaggggagaggaggggaggggagaggagaggagaggaggggaggggatgagaggagaggaggggagaggagaggaggggagaagagaggaggggagaggagaggaggagaggagaggaggggagaggagaggagaggaggggagaggaggagaggaggggagaggagaggaggagaggagaggagaggagaggaggagaggagaggaggggagaggagaggagaggaggggagaggaggggagaggagaggagaggaggagaggagaggaggggagaggagaggagaggaggggagaggaggaggggagaggagagagaggaggggagaggaggggagaggagaggagaggaggggaggggatgagaggagaggaggggagaggagaggaggggagaggagaggaggggagaagagaggaggagagaagaggaggggagaggagaggaggagaggagaggaggggagaggagaggagaggaggggagaggaggagaggagaggaggggagaggagaggaggagaggagaggaggggaggggagaggagaggaggagaggagaggaggggagaggagaggagaggaggggagaggaggggagaggagaggaggggagaagagaggagaggaggggagaggagaggagaggaggaggggagaggaggggagaggaggagaggagaggaggggagaggagaggagaggaggggagaggagaggagaggaggggagaggagaggaggggagaggagaagcaggGAAAGGTGACAGCAAGGGGAAGAGcagcagggggcggggcttcaacCAGGGAGATGTGAGACGTAAGATCCAGGGTGGAAAAGAGAAACTCCTTACGGGCATCAATCAAGTATGAAAcgttattatttacatttttagatgaTGCCCTTTTCAAAGGCCACTTCAAACGGCCAGGtaagggttcagtgtcttgctcgagGGCACTTTGACCGGACACATGGTTGTTTATGGACACAATGAAGGGGTGTGGGggtcgaacctgtgaccttttaattacaggacagtctctctaacctctagtCACCCTGCTGCCACTCATCTAgccatcttttgttttttgtatggcCCTTTTTGTCTTTGCTCCTTGGGGAAGTATTATATataagtagtttcttatgtgtTAGTTTGAGTAAGGGGAattacttacattttttttttttaactaaattcAGTTACTGATGTTTAATTTATATATGAAgcgtatgttttgttttgtcttgttttatgtATACTATTAAGAAGCATCATGCAATTCTGGGGTTAAATTGCAAAGCTGCCATACCATTTAAAACATGACTTTTGAAATATCAAACATTCAGTGGCAGGTGAACCGTGATGGCTAAAGTcacaaataaataatcaaataatccACTGTGATCACAATTATTTATCTCACTTATTAGTCTCAATGATTTGAAGAATTTACTGCACCTTTTGtcatcttatatcaacatctgTGCTATTTTGTTGTAAAGGAAAGATCACCAGTATAAAAATCACTATATACAATAGTCTCTCACTATATATGATCATAGTGCAGTCCTGAAGTCATTTTAGGGATGCTCAGTCTTTAGGGATTCATCAGTTTGACCTGATGAAGATCCACTGTGGATCGAAACGTCGTCCAAAGCcgaataaaataaaagattgaTATGGAGATCTGTCCCCTCGTTCACAGGTAAATCATACTGGATGCTCCacaaaccagtaatcccttaaaataaccttacatttagtTATTAATAGAGGGGAccccatcgaaacctccttaaacaccccccttaatcttgacttcttactttctaattgaatgaatgaaatggaaaaattaagggagacaggaacttttccattaatttccacttaataacctgtaaacctgcacaaaatgcatgaaaaatcaCTTAATTACTAGCGTCTtcgtgaatcaacccatgaataaatcccttataaacccaggATACTAACCTTTActgttttttaaaaacaatgttattttgaatggacgtttcagggataaaatgaaggggtttggttcTGCTGTCGTTCACCGGCCTGACTTACTCTTCCGGTTTGATTCCCAGCCTCTCTCCTCGGTCCATGTTGAGCGTTCCCGCCCCCTGGCCGTAGCCGTAGCCTTTGGGGCCGTACTTCTTCCCGTAGCACGACTTGCAGTAGATCTCCTGGTCGTGGATGGCCAGCGTCGTGCTGTCCAGCCCCTTCCTGCACACCactgagggacagagacagagagagagagagagagagttatgtaAGTGCAACAGTGTCACCTTGTCTCCTAACCAACAGATATCTTATTGTGATCAGCGCTGGATTGTCCCGAGAGGAGAATCGCTCCTCCCCGTTCCAGGAAGACATGAGACGAGGCAGCGTGAggtcaaataaataaagcataaacatttccatttttttaataACTAGCTCCCATTCTTCATTTGTGTCCTGGTTTAATTCCTTTAGATGCATCCGGTTAATGTGAATTGTCTCGCTAAAACAGAGGCAAGACATTCACAGCCTTACCAGGGAAAACATACTTAAGTTAAGTCTCATCTTGCAGTAGGcctcatctctgtgtctctgtcgtTTACATTTTTAGATACGATGTTTTTACTTCTCAGGTTTCTTTGTCACACCGACACAATTTGTATTCCCCCTAGTATTTCCCCACAGTTTTTCCTATTTGTATGTGCAAGTAAACTAAACCTATAACCTaaaaaatatgcatatataaaGATGGAAAAGGCGTGTTTGtacactttctctttcctccatttttcCCCCCCGAGGTTTTTATTAATCGTTcattcaaataaactaaactaaaactatcaAAGCCGCACTGGGCAAGAATGTTATGTAAAGATACAGTCTGTGGTGTCTCATCCCCCTAACTGAGATGCCACAGATTCACCcaatttgcccaaatgaaattctggtgtccgGCGGGAAATCAACTCAggaaagtgacaaatcaaaggCGCAAAGTACGAAACAAGcaagcgctccgtccagagaaagccggactctccagcgttagatcttctcctctctcgtctctttggtttctttggtataaagcatcacagaccagtaaacatgagctgctgtgtgacgtttactgacctcactgcacaggatttctgggtattgaagttcaaacgtctcactgccatttggagccgcgaataaaagttgcctagtgcagctttaaggccaAAGTACACTTCAAAATGAATGGTTTGGAGGCTCGGCTTGCTGAGCTTGTTAGAGGAAATCTGAACTTTGACGTCCAATCAAACTGCTTCGAAATCCTCCTATTCTCTCAGCCACCTTTGTCGCTATTTCAGCCGTCGGTCTCTTCGTTTTTGTAACTACTAATTCTTCACTAGGTCACCattacctctttaatcttcatgtGCCCCCACTGGTGTTGAGTGGTAAATTACCGAACAATATGAAGCTGTATACAGCAGTGTGTTCGATTAGTGTTTCCATTTTGGCCAAGTTCCACTTCGTTTCAACTGCACAGCGGCCTTTTAATatgcagaaatgaaaaaaagcgACAAATATCAGAGAAGGTCAAACGGAGAAACCGGGTAAAAGGGCGAAGGAGAGGCAGGGACACCGAGTCCCTTCGCTCATCCCCTCCTCAGTGGGAGCGTCGGACAAAGGCGGCCTTTGTAAAGGGAACCGCTGGAAAAAATAAACTCCTCTTTTGTGGCTTCAGATTGCTTTGGTCTTGatagcggcggcggcggcggcaacAGTCCTGCGGTCTCCAGGCGAAGTCCTCGCTGCAACATCTTCTCTGACATTTCAGTGAACGGACGACGCAGCCTGAACTCCGAACAGCCGCTGACCAGGGAGGGAAATGTCAAAACGGGCTCTGCTGGGACGAGCTGCAGCTCAGACGGGTGAAACACAGTTCAGCCGTCCTGTTCCTGCCTCATGGTTCCTGTCCCTGATCTTACACGGCTCTCTGATCATGAACAGAGCagaaaataacacaataataCTAAAGAGGGTTGTTCTTTACAACGGTGATGCAATATGTTCTCATAGACAGTCAATagccaattcaactgaggaattggaattgaaatttgaaaaaaaaaactacaagaaacagaattggaattgaattggaatttcaggaagtttaatttaattcaatgaaaattctgtgaaatttcatgtttttttgttttttctcaccacatatctgagattccacatggtgttatatattatcaatactgaatatcataaaatgttaaaggagcCTTTCAGCTGgttatttgatgcagaacatgtaatcataacacattagaattgaatgtgtttgatttgttgaactgtcttttatcggattcataatgttttgatttataatgtttagcgagtcgagacaaactctcttagaagtggaatttcatggaatttaatgggaTTCGATTCTGTCTCCTGTcatttccaattcaattcacattctgtttccttacagctgggagactttcacattcacactccaaCGCAGGTAAGAATATAAATAGATATAAAGCGGACCAGAGTTGTCGtatgaaaaccagcagcacttACTGCAGAGGAAGCAGCACTTGTGGAAGCTCTTGCCGTCACACTGCACCTCCTCGGCGTGGTACACCGTCCCTCTGCACGCCGCGCACTTGTTCCCGCCTCCCCAGTTCGGCATCGTGTCTGCTTCCAcaggacagagggacagagggaggatcAGTAAAGTGAAAAGGAGGAAGGATCAGAGCGGGtcagtcctgtctgtctgtctgtctgaggcaGGAACACTCTGTCTGGATCTCCTCATCAAATACTTAAAGTCTCCCAGTGTTCCTGACTGTGTCGGTTCTTCCTCTGCTTGTTCTCATATGATCCTCTATgattttttcaacctttatttatcaagGCCAAGACGACCATCCGCTTTCACAGCAATGTTCAAGTCACAAGCCCACACTTCTCTAACCTGTAGGTCAGTCGTTTTCCTGTCGTTTTCAGTTGTGTGCCTTCATGCCTGGAGTTCGACCAAATGGCATATAGACTGATACATTTTTGGGGATTGgccaatattttctgctgacattcagtatgtttaaatttgatttgtttcatgccaaaaaatgcaacaaaaaaatCGAAAagaattacaaggattcagtattttaccccagaattgtattcatggcagagtggaaaagcctctgaaacagcacttaGACTGTAAAAccattggagaaaaaaaacttaaaatttAACTTTAAAAGTTAAGCAGCTCCTGAAGACAAGAGTTTCACTGTACACTGTTGGGTAAAATCAGATCCTCACTTACACCATATCAGCAGTGAGCAACATCTGTGAAATTCAATAAATGGCAATACAAAAGTGAGACcatacgtattgtggggcagaaaaatgaatcagctccattttattctgctgtagtaatcacaaatgagacgcttgaccatcacagtttcacaagctctccatccaaattaaattattgtcactctgtaatgacatttttaagttgttgtttacattctagcgagccaatggcatcgctagaaagatttgtggctcagaaataaacagaattctgcacagtcagacttttatttatcacatcgtatcgtggttgtattgaatcgtgaaccccatatcgcgtattgtGAGAtcagcatatcatcccatctcTATTAAATAATAGCGTTTTTTTTGTCAAGTACCTCTTCATTAAAAGGTAGTAAGTGAGATTCCCATACTATTGAATAGgagtggtgggtcactctgatATAAGAGCTGccgacactaaaagaatttcatcagtctgggtttcagtggagagttttagtgtcccatgatgctctaaatgctgtttcagaggattttccaccctgacaagactGAAAATACGCAACATATCGGCTATTAGCAGCTCCAATACAAGACTATCAGTATTAAACCAAGACCGGTCGAACCCTGACACAATGGCTCATGGTTGGAAAAGCCTCCGCCCTAACAGACGTAAAGCCTAAACAACAGGACTTAATACCCGGAGGAATGCCTCGCAGCTTTGTTGTCTGAAGGGCCGTGGCTGCAGGATACAAAACCCAAactgcgaaaaaaaaaaaacccacaaagtGTGAGTGGGTAAACACTGCTGCGACCGCATGGAGCCCACATGACGCACCCGGGTCCCTCCCA is part of the Centroberyx gerrardi isolate f3 chromosome 24, fCenGer3.hap1.cur.20231027, whole genome shotgun sequence genome and harbors:
- the csrp2 gene encoding cysteine and glycine-rich protein 2; protein product: MPNWGGGNKCAACRGTVYHAEEVQCDGKSFHKCCFLCMVCRKGLDSTTLAIHDQEIYCKSCYGKKYGPKGYGYGQGAGTLNMDRGERLGIKPEETQSHRPTTNPNPSKFAQKFGGSEKCARCGESVYAAEKIVGAGKPWHKNCFRCAKCGKSLESTTQTEKDGEIYCKACYAKNFGPKGFGYGQGAGALVHAQ